From Verrucomicrobiota bacterium JB022, one genomic window encodes:
- a CDS encoding error-prone DNA polymerase codes for MSYVELHARSAFSWLRGASQPEALIDAASSAELPAMALLDRNGLYGTARFHAAGQEEGVRPLVGSELVMADGSVLPVLVATQEGYQGLSRLLTRALLRAPKGEAQVTWDELPEFAEGLIALSGDPQEGPLRRAWEREGKAGLEASVARLQAIFPHDRLCIELQRHHLRGESVWNRVLQDVATQTGLTAIATGGVDYAKAEGRRVADIFTCLRHHTHLDAAGTLLSRNSERHVKGEAAMRRLFADCPALVDNTQRVADRLEFTLHDLGYRFPDYPVPAGETMDSFLRKVTWFGASQRYGGISPAVRAQIERELALIAKLGFAGYFLIVWDICNYCREKGILVQGRGSAANSTVCYSLGITAVDPVGGKLLFERFLSEGRKSWPDIDLDLPSGDRRESVIQEVYERYGRLGAAMTANVITYRGRSAVREIGKALNLPEALLGRFSQLFHHGDFQHTMALKDHLAQAGIGAEHPRTPALLDCYRQMYGLPRHLGQHSGGMVICQGRLDSVVPLENASMLGRTVCQWDKDDCEDLGIVKVDLLGLGMMAVMQDAIELTRERGRGIDLAQIPKDDPATYDLLCAADTVGVFQVESRAQMATLPRMQPREFYDLVIEVAIIRPGPIAGRLAHPYLERRAGRERPTFIDERLRPVLDRTLGIPLFQEQVLRMAMIMAEFSGDEAEELRRALSFHRSEERMNRIMTKLRRALREQGYGEDVVEEMVKAISSFALYGFPESHAISFALIAYASAYLKVHRAAEFYTGLLNNQPMGFYSSATLIQDARRRGLRFRAPCVVESQAACTIEDDHTIRLGLDRVRGVNRQAIEAALQARHEAPFRSLDDFKRRTRFARDELRALARVGALNAFCGNRRRALWEVERVHSPGDLFDWAASQASGPDTAPEEIPDLDPLPPMSPQERVEADFSGMGMTVGPHPLKQLRPGLPPHIWTAARLSQGRTGQRVTVAGAVICRQRPGTAKGVVFISLEDETGIANCVVYSKLFERLRLTIVSEPYLQITGELQLQHGTIHVIASTIQRLDTADGPVMVSHDFR; via the coding sequence ATGTCTTATGTCGAACTCCATGCCCGCAGCGCGTTCAGCTGGCTCCGGGGCGCTTCCCAGCCTGAGGCGCTGATCGACGCCGCGTCGTCCGCCGAATTGCCCGCGATGGCGCTGCTCGACCGCAACGGCCTCTACGGCACCGCCCGCTTTCACGCCGCCGGACAGGAAGAGGGCGTGCGGCCGCTGGTCGGCAGCGAACTGGTGATGGCAGACGGTTCTGTCTTGCCGGTGTTGGTGGCGACGCAGGAGGGTTATCAGGGCCTCAGCCGCCTGCTGACCCGGGCCTTGCTGCGCGCGCCGAAGGGCGAGGCGCAGGTGACCTGGGACGAGCTGCCGGAGTTTGCCGAGGGACTGATCGCGCTGTCCGGAGATCCACAGGAGGGACCACTGCGGCGGGCTTGGGAGCGCGAGGGCAAAGCGGGACTTGAGGCGTCCGTCGCGCGCCTGCAGGCGATCTTCCCCCACGACCGCTTGTGCATCGAGCTGCAACGCCACCACCTGCGCGGCGAGTCGGTCTGGAACCGCGTGCTGCAGGATGTCGCCACACAGACAGGGCTGACCGCCATCGCGACCGGCGGAGTCGATTATGCCAAGGCGGAAGGGCGGCGCGTGGCCGACATCTTTACCTGCCTGCGCCACCACACGCACCTCGACGCCGCGGGCACGCTGCTCAGCCGCAACTCCGAGCGGCATGTGAAGGGCGAGGCAGCCATGCGGCGGCTCTTTGCCGACTGCCCGGCGCTGGTTGACAATACCCAGCGCGTCGCCGATCGCCTCGAGTTCACGCTGCACGACCTCGGCTACCGCTTCCCGGATTATCCGGTGCCGGCGGGTGAGACGATGGACTCGTTCCTGCGCAAAGTGACCTGGTTCGGCGCATCCCAACGCTACGGCGGCATCAGCCCGGCCGTGCGGGCGCAGATTGAGCGCGAGCTGGCCCTGATCGCCAAGCTCGGCTTCGCCGGTTACTTCCTGATCGTCTGGGACATCTGCAACTACTGCCGCGAAAAGGGCATCCTTGTACAGGGGCGGGGCAGCGCGGCCAACAGCACCGTCTGCTACAGCCTCGGCATCACAGCGGTCGATCCGGTGGGCGGCAAACTGCTCTTCGAGCGCTTCCTCTCCGAGGGGCGTAAAAGCTGGCCCGACATCGACCTTGATCTGCCCAGCGGCGACCGGCGCGAATCCGTCATCCAGGAGGTCTACGAGCGTTACGGCCGACTCGGCGCGGCGATGACGGCCAACGTGATCACCTACCGGGGCCGCAGCGCGGTGCGCGAGATCGGCAAGGCGCTCAACCTGCCCGAGGCGCTGCTGGGCCGCTTCAGTCAGCTCTTCCACCATGGCGACTTCCAGCACACGATGGCGCTGAAGGACCATCTCGCGCAGGCCGGGATCGGCGCCGAGCACCCGCGTACGCCCGCGCTGCTCGACTGCTATCGGCAGATGTATGGCCTGCCGCGCCACCTTGGGCAGCATAGCGGCGGCATGGTGATCTGCCAGGGGCGGCTCGATAGCGTGGTGCCACTCGAGAACGCTTCGATGCTGGGCCGGACCGTCTGCCAGTGGGACAAGGACGACTGCGAAGACCTCGGCATCGTGAAGGTCGACCTGCTGGGCCTCGGCATGATGGCGGTGATGCAGGACGCGATCGAGCTGACGCGCGAGCGGGGCAGGGGCATCGACCTCGCGCAGATCCCGAAGGATGACCCGGCCACCTATGATCTGCTTTGCGCGGCGGATACGGTGGGCGTGTTCCAGGTCGAGAGCCGGGCGCAGATGGCGACCCTGCCGCGCATGCAGCCGCGCGAGTTTTACGACCTCGTGATTGAGGTGGCGATCATCCGGCCTGGCCCAATCGCCGGCCGACTAGCGCACCCTTACCTTGAGCGCCGGGCCGGTCGTGAGCGGCCCACCTTTATCGACGAGCGCTTGAGGCCGGTGCTGGACCGCACGTTGGGCATCCCGCTGTTTCAGGAGCAGGTGCTGCGCATGGCGATGATCATGGCCGAATTTTCCGGCGACGAGGCCGAGGAGCTGCGTCGTGCGTTGAGCTTCCACCGCAGCGAAGAGCGCATGAACCGCATCATGACGAAGCTGCGGCGCGCCCTGCGCGAGCAAGGCTACGGCGAAGACGTGGTCGAGGAAATGGTGAAGGCGATCAGCTCGTTTGCGCTCTACGGCTTCCCTGAGAGCCACGCGATCAGCTTTGCCCTCATCGCCTACGCCAGCGCCTACCTCAAGGTCCACCGCGCGGCCGAGTTTTACACCGGGCTGCTCAACAACCAGCCGATGGGCTTTTATTCGTCCGCCACGTTGATCCAGGATGCTCGCCGCCGAGGCCTGCGCTTCCGCGCACCGTGCGTGGTCGAATCACAGGCCGCCTGCACGATCGAAGACGACCACACGATCCGGCTCGGCCTAGACCGCGTGCGCGGGGTCAACCGCCAAGCCATCGAAGCCGCGCTGCAGGCCCGGCACGAAGCACCATTCCGCAGTCTCGATGACTTCAAGCGCCGCACCCGCTTTGCCCGCGACGAACTGCGCGCACTGGCGAGGGTGGGGGCGCTCAACGCGTTCTGCGGCAATCGGCGCCGCGCCCTCTGGGAGGTCGAGCGTGTGCACTCCCCCGGTGACCTTTTTGACTGGGCCGCCAGCCAGGCTAGCGGCCCGGACACTGCCCCTGAAGAGATCCCCGACCTCGACCCGCTGCCACCGATGAGCCCGCAGGAGCGCGTCGAAGCCGACTTCAGCGGGATGGGCATGACGGTCGGTCCGCACCCGCTCAAACAACTGCGCCCCGGCCTGCCGCCCCACATCTGGACCGCCGCCCGCCTGAGCCAGGGCCGCACCGGCCAACGCGTCACTGTCGCCGGCGCCGTCATCTGCCGACAGCGCCCCGGCACCGCCAAAGGCGTCGTGTTCATCAGCCTCGAAGACGAAACCGGCATCGCCAACTGCGTCGTCTACTCCAAGCTCTTCGAACGCCTCCGCCTCACCATCGTCTCCGAACCCTACCTGCAAATCACCGGCGAACTCCAGCTTCAGCACGGCACCATCCACGTCATCGCCTCCACCATCCAACGCCTCGACACCGCCGACGGCCCCGTGATGGTGTCGCACGATTTTAGATAG
- a CDS encoding DNA polymerase Y family protein: MFAVIHLPNFALQSVLRGRPTARRHPAGVIDRSSRQSVVVECNAAARHHLIEPGMTAAQAQARCATIELSPRNPNAEATAARLLLTAAWSLTPRVEVTQPGLCTLDLDGTDQAPAALQAAGQHIRDELAQLYLDGRFGVAATPDLAELVARAAESVTVLAEGHLPHHDFLRQTPLTLLGGTPKLQGILADWGLYTLADFARLPRHEVGQRLGPDGLLWWDRLAGRTHRLLRHAELPPVYREFVELEHVLETLEPLLFLLQRLLEQLCRRLGAAQRVAEAMLLELTQDQGEPYQRRFRVPEPTRDPELLRRLLHAHLENLRLDSAITGLGLRLKPTPERARQRGLFETALKDAWRFEDTLARLNGLVGSARVGSPRLEDTFRPDSFRLEALPREVPPEDANVSAPPLGPALRRYRQPLPVQVIFTDGEPRHLQSELYAGPVADTRGPWRGGGQWWQRDHRWSREEWDVQLESGPCLRVFCDGGAWFVEGLYD; the protein is encoded by the coding sequence ATGTTTGCGGTAATCCATCTGCCCAACTTTGCCCTGCAAAGCGTGCTACGCGGTCGCCCAACAGCACGGCGGCATCCGGCTGGCGTGATCGACCGCTCGAGTCGCCAGTCGGTCGTGGTCGAGTGCAACGCCGCTGCCCGCCACCACCTGATCGAGCCCGGCATGACGGCCGCCCAAGCGCAGGCCCGGTGTGCGACGATCGAGCTTTCGCCGCGCAACCCGAACGCCGAAGCCACGGCGGCGCGCCTGCTACTAACGGCCGCTTGGTCGTTGACGCCAAGGGTGGAAGTGACGCAGCCCGGCCTTTGCACGCTCGACCTCGACGGCACCGATCAAGCCCCCGCTGCCCTGCAGGCCGCCGGCCAGCATATCCGCGACGAGCTGGCGCAGCTCTACCTCGACGGGCGCTTTGGCGTGGCCGCGACACCTGACCTCGCCGAACTCGTTGCCCGGGCGGCGGAGTCGGTGACCGTGCTGGCGGAGGGCCACCTGCCGCATCACGACTTCCTGCGGCAGACCCCGCTGACCTTGCTCGGCGGAACGCCCAAGCTGCAAGGCATCCTCGCCGACTGGGGGCTGTACACGCTGGCGGATTTCGCCCGACTGCCGCGTCACGAAGTGGGGCAGCGCCTTGGCCCCGATGGCCTGCTTTGGTGGGACCGCTTGGCGGGCCGCACGCACCGGCTTTTGCGTCACGCCGAACTGCCACCGGTCTACCGGGAATTCGTGGAGCTCGAGCACGTGCTGGAGACACTGGAGCCGCTGCTGTTCTTGCTGCAACGCCTGCTGGAGCAACTGTGTCGGCGCTTGGGTGCGGCGCAGCGCGTGGCCGAGGCGATGCTGCTCGAGCTGACGCAGGATCAGGGCGAGCCGTATCAGCGGCGTTTCCGCGTGCCTGAACCGACGCGCGACCCCGAACTGCTCCGTCGCCTCCTGCATGCCCACCTTGAAAACCTGCGGCTCGACTCGGCCATCACCGGGCTGGGCCTGCGCCTGAAGCCCACTCCCGAGCGCGCCCGCCAACGTGGCCTGTTTGAGACGGCGCTGAAGGACGCCTGGCGCTTTGAAGACACGCTGGCCCGGCTCAACGGGCTGGTCGGCTCCGCTCGCGTCGGTTCGCCGCGCCTCGAAGACACCTTCCGCCCCGACAGTTTCCGCCTGGAGGCCCTGCCGCGCGAAGTTCCGCCCGAAGATGCGAACGTCTCCGCACCGCCGCTGGGTCCTGCGCTCCGTCGATATCGTCAGCCGCTGCCCGTACAGGTCATCTTCACCGACGGCGAGCCGCGTCACCTGCAAAGCGAACTCTACGCCGGCCCTGTCGCCGACACCCGCGGCCCTTGGCGCGGCGGCGGCCAATGGTGGCAACGCGACCACCGCTGGTCCCGCGAAGAATGGGACGTGCAACTCGAATCCGGCCCTTGCCTGCGCGTCTTCTGCGACGGCGGCGCCTGGTTCGTTGAAGGGCTTTATGATTAA